One segment of bacterium DNA contains the following:
- a CDS encoding methyltetrahydrofolate cobalamin methyltransferase (catalyzes the transfer of the N5-methyl group from (6S)-methyl tetrahydrofolate to the cobalt center of a corrinoid iron-sulfur protein), translating into DAAIVDPMDKQLMALVYATEALLGRDEFCTEYLSAAREGKFEV; encoded by the coding sequence TGGATGCGGCGATCGTTGATCCGATGGACAAACAGCTCATGGCGCTCGTCTATGCGACCGAGGCTCTTCTCGGCCGTGACGAGTTCTGCACGGAATACCTCTCCGCCGCCCGCGAAGGGAAGTTCGAGGTCTGA